From Ictalurus punctatus breed USDA103 chromosome 2, Coco_2.0, whole genome shotgun sequence:
AACTGACACTTTAACTAAGTGATATCACATGCAGACATTAAATCAGAGAGGATGGACAGTTATATATAGCTATGGAGCATACATTGTGAAATTATATTGTTTTGTGGTATATTGTTGTAATGTTTAGTAGTGACATTTCATGTAGTATGATAATCTCATACATATATGTGATATGATAAAACTCATCACTACATAAAAGTTGGGGCAAGGTTTTCTGTGCCTAATTCATAGTAAATGTACatcatatggccaaaagtatggaCATCTAACCATTGAATATCCCATtacaaaaccatgggcattaatatggagttggtcccccctttgctgctataacagcctccgcacttctgagaaggctttccagtagattttggctttggggatttgtgctcattcagtcacaagagcacAAGAGGTTGGGCACTGATATCCGAGCAAGAAGGCCTGGTGCGAAGCTGGCATAtaagggctctgtgcaggccacttgagttcttccacccAAACTTGGTataccatgtcttcatggaccttactttgtgcacaggggcattgtcatgttggaacaggtttagacctcttagttccagtgaaaggaaatattaatgctacagcatacaataaACATcttatacaattgtgtgtttccaactttgtggcagttTGGGGAACAACCACACCTGGCTGTTATGGTCCAGTGTCTACATACTTTGGGCTATATAGTAGCTATCCATATTGTATaatgcattttcataaataattataacaatttgTATTATgctttatgaatgcattataatgtGATATGGTTTTATTTGTAGTTCATTATAAATACTCCACTTCATAGGTGAATTCACTGGGtgaatttgttattttttaaaactgggACAATGTCATCTCCCTGTATTCACTCTCTAATCGAGCCCTGGGTCCCAATAATGTTAACCTTTTGAAAAGACGTTATTATCTTCCCGGTTTATGTCTCTCTGTCCTTTCTcttaattgaattatttttgcACCCTGCAGGTTCACACACAGTTGCATGACCTTTATGCCCCTTTATAATGCTGAATTTCAGCCTACATTCACATTCTGCTAAACACAAGAAATtacatttatgtctagaaatGAATTGTAAATAGCTCAGTGAAAACATACTAACTGTCTGTGATACTAAAGAGTTTTGAGACATATCCTAGTAACACAATGGGCCACAATGATTCCAGTCATCTACATGGTGTGAACTATCTACTATGACAACACACCTGCTAGCCAAGCTTTACTGACCAGACAGGCACATTCTCTACATTCTGCACTTATTTTTAGCCTCAATAATGAGCAGCCATTTGTCATTGAGAGGTTTAATCATACCCAGGGGAATATGGGATAATGAGGAACTGACAAGATGTTATTAGCATGTAAGCAGGGCGTACTTGTGTGGACGCCTCTCAAAATCACTTTCTTGCATAAATTGACGAGGTCTGCTTAGCACattctgaggtgtgtgtgtgtgtgtgtgtgtgtgtgtgtgtgtgtgtgtgtgtgtgtgtgtgtgtgtgtgtgtgtgtgtgcgctataCATTAATTGGAAATCAGTACTGATTCAAAGCTACAGCATCTGCAATTCCcaaaataattgttttaattgagattttcaagatcatgGAAATCATGTGTCTGGCTATACTATGCTTTGTTTCTGGATTTGTTTCATAATTTTTTGTTCTTTGCTTATTTGTAGATTTTGGCTGGAGAGTTGATGGCATTCTTCATGAAGTCAGAGAGCACACGAGAGAAGACTATTGTTACGGCAGATTGCTGCTACTTCAGTCCTTTGCTGAGACGCATTATACGCTTCCTAGGTAATGGACCATAATGAAAAGGGGACAGTAATCTCGGATCAGGAATAAAGAATGTTTTTCAGCAAATGTTAAtgtatacaccgatcagccataacattaaaaccactgacaggtgacatgaataacattgattttcTCATAACAAtagcacctgtcaaggggtgggatatattaggcagcaagtgagcagtcagagttcttgaagttgatgtgttggaagcaggaaaaatgggcaaacaTAAGGATCTGAACGACTTTGACAATAGCTAAATAATGCTGGCTGCACGACTAGgccagagcatctccaaaatggcaggtcttgttggatatgcagtggttagtacttaccaaaagtggtccaaggaaggacaatcaGTGAACCGGTAACAGGGTCAGTCTAAGGCTAGCCCTTcagtctgatcccacagaagagctactgtagaacagatttctgaaaaagttaattctggctatgatagaaaagtgtcagaacacacagtgcatcgcagcttgctgtgAATGGGGTTGTGTAGCCACAGAATGGTCAGAGTGTTCATGCTGACccctgaatatatatatatatatatatatatatatatatatatatatatatatatatatatatatatatatgtgtgtgtgtgtgtgtgtgtgtgtgtgtgtatgtgtgtgtgtgtgtacagcttgtgtaacagtgtaaatttgctgtcccctcaaaataactcaacatacagccattaatgtctaaaccgctggcaacaaaagtgagtacaccctaagtgaaaatgtccaaattgggcccaattagccattttccttccccggtgtcatgtgacttgttagtgttacaaggtctcaggtgtgaatggggagcaggtgtgttaaacttggtgtcatcgctctcacactccctcatactggtcactggaagttcaacatggcacctcatggcaaagaactctctgaggatctgaaaaaaagaattgttgctctacataaagatggtctaggctataagaagtttgccaagaccctgacactaagctgcagcacggtgccaagaccatacagtggtttaacaggacaggttccactcagaacaggcctcgccatggtcgaccaaagaagttgagtgcacatgctcagcgtcatatccagaggttatctttgggaaatagacatatgagtgctgccagcattgctgcagaggttgaaggggtggtgggtcagcctgtcagtgctcagaccatacgccgcacactgcatcaaattggtctgcatggctgtcatcccagaaggaagtctcttctaaagatgatgcacaagaaagcccacaaacagtttgctgaagacaagcagactaaggacatggattactggaaccatgtcctgtggtctgatgagaccattataaacttatttggttcagatggtgtcaagcatgtgtggcggcaacaaggtgaggagtacaaagacaagtgtgtcttgcctacagtcaagcatggtgctgggagtgtcatggtcaggggctgcatgagtgctgccggcactggggagctacagttcattgagggaaccatgaatgccaacatgtactgtgacatactgaagcagagcatgatcccctcccttcatagactgggccacaggacagtattccagcatgataacgaccccaaacacacctccaagtcgaccactgccttgctaaagaagctgagggtaaAAGCGATGggctaaaccctattgagcatctgtggggcatcctcaaacggaaggtggaggagcacaaggtctctaacatccaccagctccatgatgtcgtcatggaggagtggaagaggactccagtggcaacctctgaagctctggtgaactccatgcccaagagggttaaggaaGTTCTgtaaaataatggtggccacacaaaatattgacactttgggcccaatttggacattttcacttaggttgtgtattcacttttgttgccagcggtttagacattaatagctgtgtgtcgagttattttgaggggacagcaaatttacactgttacagaagctgtacactcactactttacattgtagcaaagtgtcatttcttcagtgttgtcacatgaaaagatataatcaaatatttacaaaattgtgaggggtgtactcacttttgtgagatactgtgtgtgtgtgtatatatatacatataaaggtttgtggacacccaataaatcacacccatatgtgattcAGATTTAGTTTCCCTGTGCTGTTATGATAACCTCCACTGTTCTCTGGAAGACTTTCCAATAGATTTCGGAGCATGGCTGatgggatttgtgctcattcagccacaagtgAGGTCAGGCAAGGATGTCAGGCAAGGAGGTCATCACATgggtgttcagttgggttgaggtcaggactctgtgcagatGACTCCAGATTTTCCACTCCACCCTTGGCAAACTATGTCCTCATGGACctcattttgtgcacaggggcattgtcctgctagaacaggtttgggccacttagttccagtgaagggaaattgtagtgttacagcatacaaaaacatcctacacaattgtgtgcttaCAACTTTGTGGCCAAAGTTTGgagaagacccacatatgggtgtgatggtcaggtgtccacaaacatttggccatatagtgtaggtgTCACTGATTACTGATCAAAGAAAATGACTAAGAGTAATTACTTAAAGCAGTAAACCCAAAACAGATGCTTATAGTCATTTTGAACTACATTTAGTACACTCAATCTATCTTCAGAGTAATAGGTGCTCTAATAAATGGTTCAGTTGACCCCTTAAAATCACAggtctctgtcctctctctaaGGTGTCTACTCCTTTGGCCTCTTCACTACCACTATCTTTGCCAATGCTGGACAGGTGGTCACAGGAAACCAGACACCTCACTTCTTGTCAGCATGTAGGCCTAACTACACAGTTCTGGGCTGCCACTCCAATCTTCAGTACATCACAGAGCGTCGAGCTTGCACAGGGAACCCACTCATAGTGACATCTGCCCGTAAATCCTTCCCCTCAAAGGATGCAGCACTGAGTGTCTACTCTGCTGTCTACACCGTGGTGAGTTCTGTGTGTGATTCTTTGTTAGTGTTACAAATAGAGTTAAAATGTTGttgaaacaaatataaaaataaataaataaaaaaataaaaaaatatgaaaccaTTAGAAACTTTCAGAACACCTTGACCCCATGATAGGTTAATGCCATATTCTTGTGATCTGTTAATGCTCTTGAGAATCACCCTTATCCCATGTATTTTTTGTTCCCTGGGGCCTATATTCTGCCTTAATTTAGAAGTTctatctaattttttttttaaatgtgctatataatttttatttataatgtgagGCCAATGAGCGAGTGTGTTAAAACTTGAAGCCAAATCTGTCCAAATCTGCATGCCCATTGTCTTAGATGTACGTGACACTGGTGTTCAGGACGAAGGGAACACGTCTGACAAAACCGACAGTCAGTCTGACCTTGCTGTGTCTGGCCATGCTGGTAGGAGTTGTGAGGGTGGCTGAGTACCGCAATCACTGGGCTGATGTCCTTGCTGGGTACTTCACTGGAGGAGCCATCGCTGTTTTTTTGGTGAGAGCAGGTGTAAACATGAAAATATGTTGAGAAGGGAAAGGTTAAGAGGAATTAGGCTGCACATAAAAGTGTAAGACTGTCTTTAGTTTTCATTTTGCCATTGCTATTATTATCCATGTTTCTTTCAGTCACACACGCCCTATCCAATCCTCAGGTGACCTGCGTGATCAACAACTTCCAGCATGCGAAGCCATCCCCTCCACCCATGCGGCTCCGGCGTCCTGAATCCGTGCTGGGCATGCCCATGGTGGCTCTGCCTTGTGTGGAGAGTCCACTCGAAAAGTTAAGTGGCACTCAGGTAAGGGGTGGGGGCAGGTGAGAGGCAGGGCTGCACACATAGGGTGGCACACACCTGTCCCCTCTGTTCTTGACCTAGTGGACCTCCAAAGTGACCCGCTAACCCTTCCTGCACACCAGTGCCCCTGCCTGACCACCAACATACCCCagaaccccaacaccaacctGTTGTATACCTTGGACTACCTGTTACTGTTCTCTCACAGACGGAGGCCATTGGTTTTCTAAGCCTTAAGTGACTTTGCCCTTCAGTGAGTAATACACTGAACAGTTTGAGGCCAAGGTGGGCTACCATTGAGCCCTAATTATGACTACCATTACATACGTCCTCCAAACTACCCTCTGAGGCTCTAATACTATACCTTAATTCCTCATACTGTAGCAACCTGAGAAATGAATGGACTTTGAAGATGGTGTCCTGATTTCTTTTGTCAGAAAACTGTCagtcgtgatttttttttatgactgcCTGTCTCATTCAGACAGTCAGGCAGTAGTGGATGGCTGGAGGACTTCtgctttaaatgaaaatgatataAGAAGATTAGTGTCTCCCACATTTTGCCACCACCATAATTTCTTCTGTTCATCTATTCATCACTTTTTCTTCACCATTATCTGCCCATATATTCATCATTGTCCCTCTAACTCACACCTTTACCACTGATCTAATCATATTACTGCACCATATTGCAACACCATCACAATCTTTCCTCACAGATCTTGTTTCTGTCTGCCCACAAACTCTATTATTTGTCACGCTTCTCtcgatctgtctgtctctctctttccaccTCGTCctttctcacgctctctctctccatccttacAGACTCCAAGGGGATCTTCattcactgagatcacatgacCATCAGCCCTATCGGTTCCCCGCCACCCCCGATGTCCTCATACCGTCTCGCTCCATTTCCAGCGAAGTCTAGACCAGCCTTCTGAGCACGCTCAGCAATGCATCGCAGCCCACCACACTGGACGTTACACCACCCTCTACCGCTCCTACTCTACGCAGGTCTAGACATTTTCCTCCTTGCTTCACTTTTCATCTCCATGCCCCCTCCATGCTGCCCTCAGATCTCAAACACACTTCTCAAACAAACGAgaggagactttttttttgcttcagaaAGCTCAGATATGGAGACTGAATCAAACTCGTCCAGCAGTCTGAAAGTTTTAGGATAATTTCCAGGTACTGAGGCTTGACATTGACAAGATCTTTGAGTTTGTTACAGTTTGCTTGAGCAGTGCGTAGTAGCCTTTGGACCACCTAATGACATTTGGCCCTAAATCCATCCAACTTATTCCCAGGGGAACCGATATGGAGTCCATGTGCTGGACTCctgagaacaaaagaaaaaaaagactaaaagtACTGTGTCTGATAGGCctctttttgtttcattattgtgtgtttttaaagaggCATGTTTAAGTAGTGTTTATGTATAGCATTCGATGTACATAATGTATTTAAGGTTTGGATTTCAATAACCATGCCGGCAAATACAACTGAAATCTGAAAAGGTTTCCCCTGTGTCATTCTCAGTCACCAGTGTGTATATTGTGAAAAACTGAATTTTGTTCAGGTGGACAgcaccttttttgttttgttaacctatttatattttaaaatcaatttgcAACAATTTTTTAAGTCTGTGCTCATGTTCTTTCTCTCATCAGTAATAGGCAGCTTAAAAGGGTACATTCGACATAAGGGATGCATTGAGAATCCTCTGTCACAGTAACTGCACAATGCTTGGTTCTTCTCCGAGGATTTTATTCCCACCAGTCCTGAGAGTGTGGCAGATTTAGCTTGTTAACCGTGATGACACCATTCTGATGCAATGGCATTTTCATCGCCCTCGTTCCCGGGAAAAGCTTGTCTCATACACAACAGTCCTCTGTCAGAGTCAACACCCGCCACAGGTTTTACAGATCAAAGCCAATACACGTCTGTTTctcaaaaaggaaaaagaaaagtaaaacagGACCAACAAGGCATTTGTGTCAGTTTAATTTGCTGTAGTTAAAATGCCTTGAGCTGTCACTCACATTATAAGAtgtggggaattttttttatttaattactttcatTGCTGTTTTATACCACTGGCTTGTTTACTCTGAGTTGCCTTGGTCTGAAAAAAAGGTTGATGTGGTTGACGGTTGAATGGACATTATTGCAGCTGGTTAGCACAATTTCCCAGCATTCCTACAATAAGAGGATGTTCTGATGactttggttttatttattattgagttggagtcatttgttgttgtttttttgataaaaaaaaaaaaagtgttatgaaCAGCACTAGTCTTCACTTAGATTGACAGTTTTGCTGCTTTTAATTTGCACAATGCTTCATGCAtctgtattactgtattttcCTGAAATACCTTTCCAAGAACTTTATATCTACTCTTTTTGGCTATGTAAATTTTGTTCACTGTGCTGTGTAAGGTAACATATCTGCTGGACCAACACTACCACCATGCTTACagacacaaccacacacactttGCACACTTTGTCAAACCTTTATTCTAATACTTAATTAGACTGTCCTCCTTTCTTACATATAATGATTGTACAGTTTTGTAAATATATGTTtttggtaataataataataataataataataataataataataataataataataagagaaagaagaaattgtgtgtttacactggcACCTCTGTGCACCCATAGTTGATACTGTAGTATTCTAGTTAACATTCTAACATTCTAGCTATTCATCATCCgtattttgggaaataaaaaCGGAACAGGCCAGTTTGGGGTGTTTGGACAGTGAAGCCATTTCCAAAGCCTATGTATATGGTAGCACCTGACCAATAACCTGTGAAGTACAATTAACAAGCTTAAATATCATTATGAGAGAAACGGGTAAGATGAGCCATTTTTACTCTTTCATTTGTCAAATTGATAGATTGTAACCTAGTGACAATGCACAATGCTTAATGCACCTGTATTACTGACTTCAGCAATGAGCGTTTGTAGTTACCTAAAATAAGTTTTCTGAATACACAATTCACTACTTTATCCAGCTGAGAGGTAAGATGAGCCAATGAGTGGGTTGAATCATAGGTGTTGAATCATAACAAGGACACACAGTGTCACTGATCTaggtggttttttttatttatttatttttttgctcttGGTGCTTTTAGCTCCACCAAACGGAGAATTTTCTGTCTTCTTCAAAAACTTACTACATACTATACAGTACATTCTAGGATGCGCAAAGCATTTTATACAAAACTACAAAGGGCCTAACTTGCATTGAATCCATATTTTTTATATAGAATAAAACACCAATCTGTAACTTCAACTGCATTTTTACCACATAACAGTTAACAGCCAAGCAGACCGAACAAAGACATGTAAAtcaataaatgttttcatagcGTGATTCCTTACTACTCCTTAACTCatcttttcatttaaatctaTTTAACATGGAAAAATAAGTCTGGCACATGAGCTAAATGGCATGTATGCTGTTCATCTGTACAATACACATAATATATTGTGTGGAGTGTCAGTGAATCAATTCACTGCCTCAAGCCTGATGGCTCATCTTATCACCAACATTCTGACTAAACTGCTCAGCAAAGCAGAATAGGGCTAACTTGCCTTTTTACCTTGCCTAGgattttctttaatcacagtTTATGAAAGCAACATTGAACCttaaatttatttgaaaataatgctCCTTTAACTTTCGTACATTtcagtgacaaggaaaaataatatatttttaacataACTCACTTGCTACATTCTCTATATGCTCTTTTGTATTTTGGGTGGCTTATCTTACCCAGTTGCTCAACCCATTACCCAGAGTGCATCACCTGGTTTGCTATTTAGATATTTAAGGTTTATCGGATGGACGTACCTGAATACCTGACATCTAACATTTAATTACTATATAGTTATACCATTGAATATACTGTCACTATGATTTGAACACCAAGCTGATTACGTTTGTGATTTGAATTTGACATATAATCATGAAGACACTCAATATTAGAAGTGATTTTTGTGAAGACATAGCCACAATTTTGTACTGGTTTTGAGACTCTTCTGCGCATGGGACTTTCTCGGATTACTGGAGATCAGGTTCGATTTTAAGGTTAGCTGGGGTGTTCTGAAGGTTTCAtattcatgctgttacagtgtGTGCACCATTTTGTAAATGTCTGTCTGAAGATAACATTAAATGGATATTTCAATACACTGGCTTGGATATAATTTCTATTGCTGCCTTTTCACACAACAAAGAGATCTCGCTCAAATGAATTGAATAATGTGTtattgtaaagtttttttttttaagggtctACTAACACATTTATGGTTAATCAATATTCGTGAATTTCTTCATTCCTAGTTTTCCTAGAAAACATTACCTCGCTAAATGCCTTTTTCTGATGCACTAAATGTCTTTTCTTGAAGATTGAGTTGGtgtattctttatatttaagaTGCAGCTCCACCATGTGGAAATCAACAAACTGACATGGCTATACCATATACAGCCAACATCATCATTTATGGCCTTATAATGAGCAATaattgatatactgtataacctaatgtatgtgtgtgtgtatgtatgtatgtgtatatatatatatatatatatatatatatatatatatatatatatatatatatatatatatatatatatataaataatatggtgtgtgtgtgtgtgtatatatatatatatatatatatatatatatatatatatatatatatatatatatatatatattcagtcaGATGCATAATAatttggacattgacaaagttattgttattcAATTATCTATAACATGAGATCAAAgggcagactttcagctttatttacatctaaattaGGTGAACGAggtaggaattacagcactttttatgTGGTCCCACTTTataagggaccaaaagtaattggactaACTAACAATGATAAGTTAAATcgtcatttttaatacttggttgcAAATCATTAGTAGTCCAATAACTGCCTGAAGTCTGAAACCCACAGAAATCAACAAATACTGTATTTTTCCCCTTGTAATGCTCtgccaggcttttactgcagctgtcttcagttcctgATTGTTCTTGGGGCATTTTGTCCagaagtgaaatgcatgctcaattgaaTTTAGGTAatgtgattgacttggccattacAGAATATTCCACACTTTGCCTTTAAAAAGTCTTGGGTTGTTTTCAAAGTATGCTTCGGGCCATTGTCCATCTGCAGTGTGGAACTGCCAACCAGTGagtttaaaacatttcattgaATGTGAGCAGACAGTATAGCCCTGTACACTTCATAATTCATcctgctcttttttttgtcattcaatTTCAACTCCAGTATACTGTTAGAGACAGCTAACataacaataactttgtcaatgCCCACATATTCATGTACCTGACTGTatgtacaccaatcagccataacattaattccacctgcctaatattgtgtaggtcccccttgtgccaccaaaagagcactgacccatcgaggcatggactccacaagacctctgaagctGGGGCATCCTTGGATCTGATTTGTTTGTCCAGCTCATCCCATAAATGCTTGATCAGATTGAGGCAAATTCAACACCTCAAACCATTTctaaacaatttttgcagtgtgacagggtgcattatcctgctgaaagaggccactgccattagggaatattgttgccatgaaagggtgtacttgggctgcaacaatgtttaggtaggtaagatgtgtcaaagtaacatccacatgattGCCAGGACCCAgtgtttcccagcagaacatttcccagagcatcacacttcctccgccggcttgccttcctcccataatgcatcctgctgccatctcttccccaggtaagcagtGCACAAGCACCCAGCTGTTCACatggtgtaaaataaaatgtgattcatcagaccagccCACATCTGACCGGTCTGTGGCTACACAGCCCCTTGCTCAGgaagctgcgatgcactgtgtgttctgaccccCTTCTATCATAGCCaccattaactttttcagcaatttgtgctacagtagctcttctgtgggatcagactgaggggctagccttcactccccacatgcatcaatgagccttgggcgcccataaCCCTGTCTCCAGTTCACtgattgtccttccttggacctcTTTtgataggtactaaccactgcataccaggaacacctcacaagacctgctgttttgaagatgctctgacccagttgt
This genomic window contains:
- the plppr2a gene encoding phospholipid phosphatase-related protein type 2a isoform X2: MSAGLEYSSSFSVLRTMFYFQLVIMAGTVLLAYYFEYTDTFPVHVQGFFCYDKTFSKPYPGPEENSKVPPILVYSLVTAIPTITILAGELMAFFMKSESTREKTIVTADCCYFSPLLRRIIRFLGVYSFGLFTTTIFANAGQVVTGNQTPHFLSACRPNYTVLGCHSNLQYITERRACTGNPLIVTSARKSFPSKDAALSVYSAVYTVMYVTLVFRTKGTRLTKPTVSLTLLCLAMLVGVVRVAEYRNHWADVLAGYFTGGAIAVFLVTCVINNFQHAKPSPPPMRLRRPESVLGMPMVALPCVESPLEKLQGDLHSLRSHDHQPYRFPATPDVLIPSRSISSEV
- the plppr2a gene encoding phospholipid phosphatase-related protein type 2a isoform X3, which encodes MAAEEKPGVKSSTSIVPCFLFVELVIMAGTVLLAYYFEYTDTFPVHVQGFFCYDKTFSKPYPGPEENSKVPPILVYSLVTAIPTITILAGELMAFFMKSESTREKTIVTADCCYFSPLLRRIIRFLGVYSFGLFTTTIFANAGQVVTGNQTPHFLSACRPNYTVLGCHSNLQYITERRACTGNPLIVTSARKSFPSKDAALSVYSAVYTVMYVTLVFRTKGTRLTKPTVSLTLLCLAMLVGVVRVAEYRNHWADVLAGYFTGGAIAVFLVTCVINNFQHAKPSPPPMRLRRPESVLGMPMVALPCVESPLEKLSGTQTPRGSSFTEIT
- the plppr2a gene encoding phospholipid phosphatase-related protein type 2a isoform X1, translated to MAAEEKPGVKSSTSIVPCFLFVELVIMAGTVLLAYYFEYTDTFPVHVQGFFCYDKTFSKPYPGPEENSKVPPILVYSLVTAIPTITILAGELMAFFMKSESTREKTIVTADCCYFSPLLRRIIRFLGVYSFGLFTTTIFANAGQVVTGNQTPHFLSACRPNYTVLGCHSNLQYITERRACTGNPLIVTSARKSFPSKDAALSVYSAVYTVMYVTLVFRTKGTRLTKPTVSLTLLCLAMLVGVVRVAEYRNHWADVLAGYFTGGAIAVFLVTCVINNFQHAKPSPPPMRLRRPESVLGMPMVALPCVESPLEKLQGDLHSLRSHDHQPYRFPATPDVLIPSRSISSEV